Genomic segment of Borreliella spielmanii:
TGAGAAACTCTTAATTCTAAAATAGTTGATTTTTCACCTTCAATTACATTTAGTTTTACTTCATCTTGTTTATCTACAAGAGACTTTACCACAAACTCTATTAGTTCAATCTCATTTCCATACTCTTTCATCTAAACCTCCTGACTTTTCGCATTCAAGTTGTTTTTATTTAAAAGCATTTTTACTGTATCACTTAAAATTGCTCCCTTGCTTATCCAATCTTTCATTCTATCTTCCTTAATTTTTATTTGATTTTGCTTTTCAACAGGATGATAATAACCAAGCTCTTCAATTGCTCTACCATCTCTAGGAGAAGCAGAATTCATAACGACAATCCTATAATAAGGTCTTTTTTTAGCCCCCATTCTCTTCAATCTTATCCTAACGCTCAAATTTATTCCTCCTTATTTTCCCAAAAGGGATGCAATCTTATTTTGAAAATCTTTATTTTTCATTTTTTTCATCATCAAAATTGTTTGACTAAACTTTTTTATGAGCTTATTAACATCAAAAACAGTTGTTCCACTTCCTAAAGCTATTCTTTTTTTTCTTGAGGGATTGTTCAAAATCACTGGGTTTATTCTTTCTTTCTTAGTCATAGAAAGAATAATAGCTTCTTCTTTCTTAAAAGCTTCTTCATTTAAATCATTGATATTCAACATTGATTTTGAAACACCTGGTAAAAAACTTACAAAATTGGCAAATCCTCCTATTTGTTTCATGCGTCTAAATTGACTTAAATAGTCTTCAAAATTAAAACTAGCTTTATTAATTTTTTCCTCAAGTCTAACAGCTTCTTCCTTGTCAACAACACTTTGAACCTTCTCTACAAGACTAACAACATCCCCCATGCCAAGAATTCTAGAAGCAATTCTTTCTGGATAAAAGGAATCAAGATCTTCAATTTTTTCTCCAACCCCGACAAATTTAATAGGAACCTCACAAATACTTTTAAACGATAGTATAGCACCCCCTCTAGTATCTGAATCAAACTTAGAAAATATTGCACCAGTAAGTCCAACATTCTCATTAAATTCCTTAGCAATATTTACTGCAACTTGACCCATCATAGAGTCTACCACTAAAATGGTTTCCGTGGGCTGTAAAATCCCCTTGATTTTTTTTATCTCTTCAACTAACAAAGACTCAACTTCAAGTCGTCCTCTAGTATCAACTATTACAGAATCAAAAAACTCAGATTTGGCAAACTTCATAGATGCTTTAACGATCTTAATAGGATCTTTTTCCCCCTCAAGTGAGAATACTGGAACACCTATTTGACTACCTAATATTTTTAACTGCTCTACAGCAGCAGCCCTAAATGTGTCAGCAGCCACAAGAAGCACTTTTCTATTTTCTTTTTTAAGCCTTAACGAAAGCTTAACAGATGTTGTAGTCTTACCAGAACCTTGAAGTCCGAGCATAAGAATATAAGATTGTTTATTGACAGGATGCAAGCTAAGCTCATAATTTTTGCCTCCCAAAAATTTAACAAGATTATCATTGACAATTTTAATAAACTGAGATTTAGGATCAATACCTCTTAAAACTTTTACTCCCTTGGATTCTTCAATTATAGAATTTAAAAAACGTCTTACAACTCTTAAGTTAACATCAGCATCAACTAAAGAATTTTTAATAATCTCAACAGCCTCTGTAATGTTTTTTTCACTTATTGTAGATTTTCCAGAAAGATAGTTTATAAAACTTTTAAAATTTGATCCCAAACTTTCAAGCATTAAAAATAACCCTTATTCTCAAAAATAATCCTATCAAATATAAGATACAAAAAAAGGCAATATTAATCAATATCTCCCCCTGTCAAATAAAATTTATTAAAAATAACACTAGAAGCAGGTCCAACAACAGAAACTTCAGTATCTAATGAACTAAGTTTTAATACTATATTTTCTCTATTTCGCTTTTTAATCTCTTCTTTTAACAAATCAAAAAAAGCTTTTAATTTAAAACTTTGACCATAGAGCACTAAATAATCAAAATCAAGCATTCTTTGAATATTGATAATAATTATTGCCAAATATTTAACTGTATCTTCCATAATTTTATTTATAAAATTATATTTTTCATAAAGAGAAAAAATATCGTATATTGTAACCTTTTTTAATCTACCCTCATACTTTTCATAAAGTTCAGGAATCTCACCATTCATAAACTCTTTTGAAATCAATCTCTGCAAAGCAAAATTAGATATTAACATATTAACACAGCCTTTATTACCACAAGTCGGACAACTTTTTTCTCCTTCATAATCAATTATCATGTGACTAACCATACCCGACTTATTATTAAAACCAGGATAAACATTGCCGCCTGACCAAATCGAAAGTTCCGCGGTATCTGTGTAGTCAAAAAACATAATATTATCCACATTCTTACCCATAAATTCAGCAAGAGATAAATTCTTAACATAACTTTCAAGATAAACTGTAAGTGAAAAATATTCCTCAAGTATTCTCTTAACAGGAACATCTTTTTCAATCCATGCCCCATAACTGTCGTTAACAATGCCTGATTCTTTATCTTTTATTAAACCTGTTATACTAAAACCTAATCCAATAAACTTATCTCTTGAGAAATTATGTTTCCAAATAATTTCTATCATATGATCTTTTATTTTTTCTAAAATATCATAAGCACTAACTGGGGGTTCAAAAGAATGAGTCTCGCTTATTAAAACTTCGCATTTAAGATTAGCAATACCTATTTGAAAATAATTGCTAGAAATAATAACTCCCATTGAATAAGCATAATCTTTATTAATATCAAGAAGTATTTCTTTTCGTCCGTGTTTTTTAACATTAGACACTCTAGAACCAACTTCGATCAAAAGATTTTCTTTTATCATTTGATTGGTCAAAATAGTAACTGCAGCATTTGTTAAGGTTAACTTACGAGCTAAGTCTGTTCTTGAATATTGCATATTTTTCAAACTAAGAAGAATTTTTCTTCTATTTCCACCTCTAATTGAAACCATATTTTCACCTTGCATAATACACCTCCTTTATTTTTAAAATAAAAAAATATTATAAAATATCATATCAAAAAAACCAATATAATATTTTATTTATTCTTAAAAGACAAACATGCCTTTATAAGGCTAAAAAATATTTTACATCATAATATCACATTCATAATAAACTATCAAAAATTTAAGGCTTAATAAAAAAAAGAATAAAATCATTTTTACTTAAAAACTCAGCAATAAAAATTAATTAGATTTAAAAAATAATAAACACAAAAAAACAATTTTGTCTTAAAAACTAATAACTTTAACTTGCTTTTTCCTTAAAATAAGAAAATTCCATCGTAAAACTACCCCTACCTTTAGTAGAACTTCTTAAAATAGAAGCATACCCAAAAAGTTTTTCAAAAGCCGCCTCTGACTTTATCAAATCATACTCCCCAATATTACTAACTAAATGAATAACTCCCCCTATAATATTTAATGTAGAAATAATTTCTCCTGTATGCTCAATAGGCGTTCTAATTTCCAATAACATTATTGGTTCAAGCTTAATAGGATCCGATTTTTGAAAAATGCTATGAAAAGCAAATCCTGAAATTGATTCAAAAGCACTCACGCTAATCTTACTAGTCTCACAAACAATAGAAAAAATACTAACATTAATATCAATAATAGGATACCCAAAAACTCCACTTACAAATGTAGTTGTAATTCCTTTAAATATTGCAGACTTAATTGTAGAGTCAATACCACATCCAAAATCTATTTTATTTCCTTCACCTCGTGACAAAGGTTTAATGGTCATTCCAATTTTAAAATTAATATTTTTGCCAGCAAAAATATTATTAAACTCAAAAACTTCTTTTACAATTTTACCTGCACTCTCTCTGTAACTTACTTGAGGTTTTCCTGTATAAACATTAAGATTAAATTCATCTTTAATTCTTGTCAAAATAATCTCAAGATGTAATTCACCCATTCCAGATATAATCAATTGTCCTGTTTCTTTGCTCTCAGAATAGCTAAAAGTAGGATCTTCTTTGGAAATTATTTCAAAAATTTCCTTTAACCTAACCTCATCTGATGATTTTTCGGGCTCAACAGACATTAAAACAACTGGCTCTGGAAACATAACAGATTCAAGTAAAATATTATTATTTTCTTCAACAAGAGTATCCCCAGTAACAGAAAACTTTAATCCTAAAACAGCACCAATATCACCGGTTTTCACAAAATCTATTTGTTCATTTTTATTTGAAAAAACTCTAAAAATTTTTGTAAACTTTTCACGCTTGCCATTTGAAGCATTGAAAATTTTTTTATTAGAATTAATTTCGCCAGAATAAACTCTAACAAAATAAAGATGAGCAGCAATTACACTTGAATATTGAACTTTAAAAACAAGAGCTGATAATTTTTTATTTTCATTAGGATCAACTAAAATTTTTTTATTTGTATCTAAAGAAAAAGCACTAAAACTTTTTTCAAAAGGACTTGGCAAGTAATCTACAATCGAATCAATCAAAGGTTCTATTCCAATATTTTTTAAACTAGTTCCCATTAAAACAGGAATAATAAATCTAGAAATAGTACCTCTTCTAATCTCACTCTTAATAATATCTAAACTAATCTCTTTATCTTCAAGAAATAATTGAGTAATCTCCTCACTAAATTGGCTAAGGATGTCTATTAGCTTTTTCTTAAAAAGAAATGCCTTTTCAACAAACTCTTCTCTAATTTGACTATAAGTTAATTTTGGAATTCCATTTTCCATTGCAAAATGGAGCTCTTTATTTAAAATAATATCAACTACTCCTTCAAAATTGCTTTCATTTCCAATTGGAATTTGCAAAACCAAAGGAATAGTTTTAAATTTATTTTCAATATCTTCCACAACTTTAAAAAAATTAGCACCTATTCTATCCATCTTATTAATATAAGCAAGTCGTGGTATTTCATATTTTTCTGCCTGTTTCCAAACAGTTTCTGTTTGAGCTTGAATCCCATCAACAGCACTAAAAATGACAATACCTCCATCAAGAACTCGAAGAGATCTTTCAACCTCTGCTGTAAAATCAACATGCCCTGGAGTATCAATAATGTTTATTTGGTGATCTTTCCAATGACAAGTAATAGCAGCCGAACTAATAGTAATACCCCTCTCTTGCTCTTGAGGCATCCAGTCAGTAATAGTATTTCCAGAATCCACATCTCCCATTTTATGACTTTTGCCAGTATAATAAATAATTCTTTCAGTAGTAGTAGTTTTGCCAGCGTCAATATGAGCCATAACCCCAATATTTCTAATACCCATAAATCCCCAACAACAACTATAGCCTTAATATAAATAAACTAAGCATTAATTAGCCAAACCTTTTAATAAAATTATTATTTCATATCACACTCGCAACATTTGCGATCATCGTGACAAACACAATCACAATTTTCAAGCAATGCCTTATGCATCCATAAATATTTCTCAAGATCACTCATGATGTCATCCATAATATTAGCAGTACCATAATCACAAGCAGTGTCAATCAATTCTCTCATTCCAAAAATATTTTTTAAAATCTCAGTAAGGCTGGAAACAACGCTTTGCATTGAAAGTAAAAAATTAGAAGTTGTTTCAATATCAAGCTCCTTAATAAAGGATTTTTTCATAAACTCAGAATATCTAAATTCAGAATCATATCCAAGCATTCTTGAGCGTTCTGCAACAACATCAATAGTCTTTTCAATATATTCATAAAGATCTTGTGTTTTTTTGTGAATAACAAAGAAATTGGTATCTTTTATATTCCAATGAATACCTCTTAAATTAGAATAAAAAATATGCAAACTTGCCAAGAGTTCTTGTAATTTTGAGTTTATTTCGTCCAAATTATCCTTTTTTATATAACTTAAATACTTTTCCATAACTATCTCCTTGATACAATCATTATAATACATAATGAGATATAATTATAATTTTAATACCATAATAAATAAAAAGGATCTTTAATGAAAAAATTGATTTTGATTTTTACACTTTTTTTGTCTCAAGCATGTAATTTAAACACATTGCACCCAATAGATACAAGAGAAGATATGAAAATTCTATATTCAGAAATTGCTAAATTAAGGAAAAATTTAAATCTAAACCATCTAGAAATAGACGATGTTCTTGAAAAAGTTGCAAAAGAATATGCCATTAAACTAGGTGAAAATAAAACACTAACTCATACCCTTTTTGGCACAACACCAATGAAAAGAATACATAAATACGACGAATCCTTTAATTTAACAAGAGAAATATTAGCATCAGGAATTGAGCTTAACAGAGTAGTTGATGCATGGCTTAATAGCCCAAGCCACAAAGAAGCTCTTATTAATAAAGATACCACTAAAATAGGCGGCTATAGATTAAAAACAGCTGACAATATAGATATATTTGTAGTTCTTTTTGGAAAAAGAAGAAATGAGAATTGACACTATTAAAGTTTATACTGTATACTACTTAATAGTAAAAAGGGCTCATAGCTCAGTTGGTCAGAGCGCCTGCCTTACAAGCAGGATGTCGGGAGTTCGAATCTCTCTGGGCCCAAAAATAACCTAAACTTCAATTATTTTTAATTCTAAGGCCAAATTTATTTTAGAATTTATCAGCATACTATTTAATTCTTTTTGAACTTTATTGGCTTTTTCCTGACTTTCAAAAAGAAAAATAAACGCTCCTCCCTTGCCAGAACCACTCAACTTACCAGAAAGAGCGCCTAACTCGATCCCCTTGCTTATTAACCAATCAAGAGAATCATTAGACAATCCCAAACGCTTTAAACAACGGTGTGCAATATTCATTTCGCCAGCCAAAGAATATACATCCTTATTCTGAAAAGAAACATAAGCATTGCTTACAGCAAGACCAAGCTTTTCAATAAAAACAAATAAATCCTCATTGGATAATAACTGTTTTTTTAAATTAATAACTATTTCTTTGGTAGTAAAATCTCTTTTTATCGCTCCTATTAAAAAACAAAAACCAGAATCTTTTACCTTTCTTGAATTTAAAACACCCTCTTTCTTCTCTAAATAAAAAGTTCCACCAAGATCAATTAACCTAATATCCATTCCAGAAGATTTACCATGAAAAATGTTTTCAATTTGATTTGCCAACAAAAGTTTATTACAATCTCTATATTCAAAATGGCTTTTAATATATTCTGCAAAACATAAACTAAGACTAGCCGAAGACCCAAGACCAACACCAATAGGAATTTCAGAAAGAATAGTAAACTCAATCGGATTAACCTTGCCGTAATTTGAAACAATAAAGCTTATTAAACTATTTAATTTAGTATTGGGTTTTCCCAAATATTTCCAATTTTTAGAAACACTGTAAACTAGATCCATATAAATTGGCACCGTAGCTCCAATAACTGGAAACCCATAAACAGCACTATGTTCACCTAAAAACAATATTTTAGCCGGCTTTCTTATTCTTAGCATTTATCGTTTTCAAACTTAATACTTTCGTGCTCCAAAACAATAGGAATAATTTTAGGCAAAGAAAAAGCTTTAATATTGGGCCTATAAACTAAAAAAGTTTCATTTCCGGCTCCCAAAGCTTTAATCAAATCACATTGATCTTGAAGATGCTCAAAACTTGGAGGCAAAGATGCGGGGACTCCTATTGCCTCTCCAATTGCTAATCCTAATTCTTTAGCTCTTTTTAAACTAGAAAT
This window contains:
- a CDS encoding Dps family protein — protein: MEKYLSYIKKDNLDEINSKLQELLASLHIFYSNLRGIHWNIKDTNFFVIHKKTQDLYEYIEKTIDVVAERSRMLGYDSEFRYSEFMKKSFIKELDIETTSNFLLSMQSVVSSLTEILKNIFGMRELIDTACDYGTANIMDDIMSDLEKYLWMHKALLENCDCVCHDDRKCCECDMK
- the rpsP gene encoding 30S ribosomal protein S16, with the protein product MSVRIRLKRMGAKKRPYYRIVVMNSASPRDGRAIEELGYYHPVEKQNQIKIKEDRMKDWISKGAILSDTVKMLLNKNNLNAKSQEV
- the fusA gene encoding elongation factor G, whose translation is MGIRNIGVMAHIDAGKTTTTERIIYYTGKSHKMGDVDSGNTITDWMPQEQERGITISSAAITCHWKDHQINIIDTPGHVDFTAEVERSLRVLDGGIVIFSAVDGIQAQTETVWKQAEKYEIPRLAYINKMDRIGANFFKVVEDIENKFKTIPLVLQIPIGNESNFEGVVDIILNKELHFAMENGIPKLTYSQIREEFVEKAFLFKKKLIDILSQFSEEITQLFLEDKEISLDIIKSEIRRGTISRFIIPVLMGTSLKNIGIEPLIDSIVDYLPSPFEKSFSAFSLDTNKKILVDPNENKKLSALVFKVQYSSVIAAHLYFVRVYSGEINSNKKIFNASNGKREKFTKIFRVFSNKNEQIDFVKTGDIGAVLGLKFSVTGDTLVEENNNILLESVMFPEPVVLMSVEPEKSSDEVRLKEIFEIISKEDPTFSYSESKETGQLIISGMGELHLEIILTRIKDEFNLNVYTGKPQVSYRESAGKIVKEVFEFNNIFAGKNINFKIGMTIKPLSRGEGNKIDFGCGIDSTIKSAIFKGITTTFVSGVFGYPIIDINVSIFSIVCETSKISVSAFESISGFAFHSIFQKSDPIKLEPIMLLEIRTPIEHTGEIISTLNIIGGVIHLVSNIGEYDLIKSEAAFEKLFGYASILRSSTKGRGSFTMEFSYFKEKAS
- the ffh gene encoding signal recognition particle protein — encoded protein: MLESLGSNFKSFINYLSGKSTISEKNITEAVEIIKNSLVDADVNLRVVRRFLNSIIEESKGVKVLRGIDPKSQFIKIVNDNLVKFLGGKNYELSLHPVNKQSYILMLGLQGSGKTTTSVKLSLRLKKENRKVLLVAADTFRAAAVEQLKILGSQIGVPVFSLEGEKDPIKIVKASMKFAKSEFFDSVIVDTRGRLEVESLLVEEIKKIKGILQPTETILVVDSMMGQVAVNIAKEFNENVGLTGAIFSKFDSDTRGGAILSFKSICEVPIKFVGVGEKIEDLDSFYPERIASRILGMGDVVSLVEKVQSVVDKEEAVRLEEKINKASFNFEDYLSQFRRMKQIGGFANFVSFLPGVSKSMLNINDLNEEAFKKEEAIILSMTKKERINPVILNNPSRKKRIALGSGTTVFDVNKLIKKFSQTILMMKKMKNKDFQNKIASLLGK
- a CDS encoding ROK family protein gives rise to the protein MQGENMVSIRGGNRRKILLSLKNMQYSRTDLARKLTLTNAAVTILTNQMIKENLLIEVGSRVSNVKKHGRKEILLDINKDYAYSMGVIISSNYFQIGIANLKCEVLISETHSFEPPVSAYDILEKIKDHMIEIIWKHNFSRDKFIGLGFSITGLIKDKESGIVNDSYGAWIEKDVPVKRILEEYFSLTVYLESYVKNLSLAEFMGKNVDNIMFFDYTDTAELSIWSGGNVYPGFNNKSGMVSHMIIDYEGEKSCPTCGNKGCVNMLISNFALQRLISKEFMNGEIPELYEKYEGRLKKVTIYDIFSLYEKYNFINKIMEDTVKYLAIIIINIQRMLDFDYLVLYGQSFKLKAFFDLLKEEIKKRNRENIVLKLSSLDTEVSVVGPASSVIFNKFYLTGGDID
- the mvk gene encoding mevalonate kinase, with translation MLRIRKPAKILFLGEHSAVYGFPVIGATVPIYMDLVYSVSKNWKYLGKPNTKLNSLISFIVSNYGKVNPIEFTILSEIPIGVGLGSSASLSLCFAEYIKSHFEYRDCNKLLLANQIENIFHGKSSGMDIRLIDLGGTFYLEKKEGVLNSRKVKDSGFCFLIGAIKRDFTTKEIVINLKKQLLSNEDLFVFIEKLGLAVSNAYVSFQNKDVYSLAGEMNIAHRCLKRLGLSNDSLDWLISKGIELGALSGKLSGSGKGGAFIFLFESQEKANKVQKELNSMLINSKINLALELKIIEV
- a CDS encoding KH domain-containing protein, with amino-acid sequence MKEYGNEIELIEFVVKSLVDKQDEVKLNVIEGEKSTILELRVSQSDVGKIIGRRGRIARAIRTLLGACAAKTNRRVQLEILD
- a CDS encoding CAP domain-containing protein is translated as MKKLILIFTLFLSQACNLNTLHPIDTREDMKILYSEIAKLRKNLNLNHLEIDDVLEKVAKEYAIKLGENKTLTHTLFGTTPMKRIHKYDESFNLTREILASGIELNRVVDAWLNSPSHKEALINKDTTKIGGYRLKTADNIDIFVVLFGKRRNEN